In Longimicrobiaceae bacterium, the following proteins share a genomic window:
- a CDS encoding acetylornithine/succinylornithine family transaminase has protein sequence MTTATASGAEALLGVYRPAGPVFTGGEGSWLIAEDGGRFLDFTAGIAVNALGYGDPDVADAIREALDSGLIHASNLFSTRPAAELAEWLAGHSFADRVFFCNSGAEANEGALKFARRWARAEGGDGRTQIVAFRGGFHGRTMGALSATDRPAYQEPFRPLVPGVRFCDVGDVSEVEALLAGGNVAAVIIEPIQGEGGVMPVPAGFLKALRYLCDEAGALLIFDEVQVGLGRTGTLWAHEQAGVTPDMLTVAKPLAGGLPMGAVLLTERVASAIQPGDHATTFGGGPLVASAALAVCRKIGEPSFLSEVRRKGHMLANRLGVLSLNARVKDVRGAGMMWGVELDAADAGDVVARAREAGLLLCTAGPSVVRVVPPLVATDDELVRGVEILEEAL, from the coding sequence ATGACGACTGCCACCGCGAGCGGCGCCGAGGCGCTGCTGGGCGTGTACCGCCCCGCCGGCCCGGTCTTCACCGGCGGCGAGGGCTCGTGGCTCATCGCCGAGGACGGCGGGCGCTTCCTGGACTTCACGGCCGGCATCGCCGTGAACGCCCTGGGCTACGGCGACCCGGACGTGGCGGACGCCATCCGCGAGGCGCTGGACAGCGGCCTCATCCACGCCTCCAACCTGTTCAGCACGCGCCCGGCAGCCGAGCTGGCGGAGTGGCTGGCCGGGCACTCGTTCGCCGACCGCGTCTTCTTCTGCAACTCCGGCGCGGAGGCCAACGAGGGCGCGCTCAAGTTCGCGCGGCGCTGGGCCCGCGCCGAGGGCGGGGACGGGCGGACGCAGATCGTCGCCTTCCGCGGCGGCTTCCACGGGCGGACCATGGGCGCGCTCTCCGCCACCGACCGGCCGGCGTACCAGGAGCCTTTCCGCCCCCTCGTGCCCGGCGTGCGCTTCTGCGACGTGGGCGACGTGAGCGAGGTGGAAGCGCTGCTGGCCGGCGGCAACGTGGCCGCGGTGATCATCGAGCCCATCCAGGGCGAGGGCGGCGTGATGCCGGTGCCCGCGGGCTTCCTCAAGGCGCTGCGCTACCTGTGCGACGAGGCCGGCGCGCTCCTCATCTTCGACGAGGTGCAGGTCGGGCTGGGGCGCACGGGGACGCTGTGGGCGCACGAGCAGGCGGGCGTGACGCCGGACATGCTCACGGTCGCGAAGCCGCTCGCCGGCGGGCTGCCCATGGGCGCGGTGCTGCTGACGGAGCGCGTGGCATCCGCCATCCAGCCGGGCGACCACGCCACCACGTTTGGCGGCGGACCGCTGGTCGCATCCGCCGCGCTGGCGGTGTGCCGGAAGATCGGCGAGCCGTCGTTCCTGTCCGAGGTGCGGCGCAAGGGCCACATGCTGGCCAACCGCTTGGGCGTGCTGTCGCTGAACGCGCGGGTGAAGGACGTACGCGGCGCGGGGATGATGTGGGGCGTGGAGCTGGACGCGGCCGACGCGGGCGACGTCGTAGCCCGCGCCCGCGAGGCGGGGCTGCTGCTGTGCACTGCCGGGCCGTCGGTGGTGCGCGTCGTCCCGCCGCTGGTCGCGACGGACGACGAGCTCGTGCGGGGAGTCGAGATCCTGGAGGAGGCGCTCTGA
- a CDS encoding N-acetyltransferase: MLMDSTYAVGAGGAAVDYAPGRTAAAAAVITRQARVADMLQVEPLINGFAARGLMLPKTLEFLCRGFREFVVATDAHGKVLGCGALRVYTPQLAEVASLAVSEDAHGLGVGRKIVQQLEVEAHAHGIGTLFALTLQDGFFHKLGYRTVPKEMFPQKVWADCRSCSKLHACDEIAVVKEV; the protein is encoded by the coding sequence ATGCTGATGGATTCCACCTATGCCGTAGGCGCCGGGGGCGCGGCGGTGGACTACGCGCCGGGACGCACGGCCGCCGCGGCAGCCGTGATCACGCGCCAGGCGCGCGTGGCGGACATGCTCCAGGTGGAGCCGCTCATCAACGGCTTCGCCGCGCGCGGGCTCATGCTGCCCAAGACGCTCGAGTTCCTGTGCCGCGGCTTCCGCGAGTTCGTGGTCGCCACCGACGCGCACGGCAAGGTGCTGGGCTGCGGCGCCCTGCGCGTCTACACGCCACAGCTGGCCGAGGTCGCCTCGCTGGCGGTATCGGAAGATGCGCACGGGCTGGGAGTCGGCCGCAAGATCGTGCAGCAGCTGGAGGTTGAGGCGCACGCGCACGGAATCGGGACGCTCTTCGCGCTCACGCTGCAGGACGGCTTCTTCCACAAGCTCGGATACCGCACCGTGCCCAAGGAGATGTTCCCGCAAAAGGTGTGGGCCGACTGCCGCAGCTGCTCCAAGCTGCACGCCTGCGACGAGATCGCGGTGGTGAAGGAGGTTTAG